One Methanobacterium sp. genomic region harbors:
- a CDS encoding MFS transporter: MLLAVSIGALMVPINASITNVSLPQIAEFFMVNVATAEWVLTSYLIMFIGLVLFFARFGDFYGHERLFLWGLIGFVISSLLCSLSPSITALIIFRGLQGVTASMILSVSMVIIEKSFPLRYLGKAMGIYSVAIAAGLAFGPVIGGIMSGLFGWRSIFLINVPVGILAFGICYFTLKRGESNEVQWDIPGTILQFSYLFLIIYALNLIESSNYTTAAIMGLFAVMAFVIFVHTELKSKNPMIELKLFKNKIFSAFNTCLHLNYICMYMMLFAMPFYLQKVMHLSSSISGMVLTASPIVMMLMATVSGSLSDKVGSRIPVFFGSVICIVAMLSMTQFTVSSSVIDVFWRLALLGLGTALFQAPANKTLMSTLSHKNAGMASGIIATVRDMGMVFAVCYAGLLINSAISPQFMLQNQLFSGAAIDLTTGIHRVVLLGAVLSTLMALLSFTGVKNKRKVISNYGDAVKHRKSIFEERTKKYLENILNSTSK; this comes from the coding sequence ATTCTTCTGGCTGTTTCAATAGGTGCTTTAATGGTTCCAATAAATGCCAGTATAACTAATGTTTCCCTTCCTCAGATAGCTGAATTTTTCATGGTTAATGTGGCCACAGCAGAATGGGTTTTGACTTCTTATCTGATCATGTTTATAGGTCTGGTGCTGTTTTTTGCTAGATTTGGAGATTTTTATGGCCATGAACGCCTGTTTCTTTGGGGACTTATTGGTTTTGTAATATCTTCGTTACTTTGCAGTTTATCTCCTTCAATTACAGCTTTAATTATATTTAGGGGATTGCAAGGGGTTACAGCATCTATGATCCTCTCAGTTTCAATGGTTATCATTGAAAAATCATTTCCACTGCGTTACCTTGGAAAAGCAATGGGTATATACTCTGTAGCTATTGCAGCAGGTTTAGCATTTGGACCTGTAATAGGTGGAATCATGAGTGGTCTTTTTGGCTGGAGATCTATATTTTTGATAAATGTCCCGGTTGGAATTCTGGCCTTTGGAATCTGCTATTTCACACTTAAACGTGGAGAATCTAATGAAGTCCAGTGGGATATTCCTGGAACGATACTTCAATTTAGTTATTTATTCCTGATAATTTATGCATTGAACCTTATAGAAAGCTCAAATTACACAACTGCGGCTATTATGGGGCTTTTCGCGGTGATGGCATTTGTTATATTTGTACATACTGAGTTAAAATCAAAAAACCCGATGATAGAACTGAAATTATTTAAAAATAAAATATTTTCAGCATTTAATACATGTTTGCACTTAAATTATATCTGCATGTACATGATGCTTTTTGCAATGCCATTTTACCTGCAGAAAGTCATGCATCTTAGCTCAAGTATCTCGGGTATGGTTTTAACTGCTTCACCTATAGTTATGATGCTTATGGCCACTGTAAGTGGTTCTTTGTCAGATAAAGTAGGGTCGCGGATTCCAGTTTTCTTTGGATCAGTTATTTGCATAGTTGCAATGCTTTCAATGACTCAATTTACAGTTTCCTCCAGTGTCATAGATGTTTTCTGGCGTCTTGCGCTTCTTGGACTTGGTACGGCATTGTTTCAGGCCCCTGCAAATAAAACATTGATGTCAACCCTGTCCCACAAAAATGCAGGAATGGCATCGGGTATTATTGCAACTGTAAGGGATATGGGGATGGTCTTTGCTGTTTGTTATGCGGGACTTTTGATAAATTCTGCTATATCTCCACAGTTCATGCTTCAAAATCAGTTATTTTCAGGTGCAGCAATTGATTTAACAACAGGGATACATAGGGTTGTTTTGTTGGGGGCTGTTTTAAGCACTTTGATGGCTTTACTATCATTTACAGGTGTTAAAAATAAGAGGAAGGTTATATCAAATTATGGGGATGCTGTTAAGCATAGAAAGAGTATCTTTGAGGAAAGGACCAAGAAGTATCTGGAAAATATTTTAAACAGCACTTCAAAATAG
- a CDS encoding roadblock/LC7 domain-containing protein has product MEPISKQIKNVLDEMHSKARIMESYVIRKDGLIICSYIPGSNSQRISAMSAALMELGKRTLKNIGNDDMKLIMVSGNKMNIVISGSNSIALVCAVGSEVNIGMIFLLIKKAVPKIQSILEESYENVSVVWTQ; this is encoded by the coding sequence ATGGAACCTATTTCTAAACAAATAAAAAATGTCTTGGACGAGATGCACAGTAAAGCTCGTATAATGGAGTCATATGTAATTAGAAAGGATGGTCTTATTATATGTTCTTACATTCCTGGTTCAAACAGCCAGCGGATATCGGCCATGTCTGCAGCTTTAATGGAACTTGGGAAAAGGACCTTAAAAAATATTGGAAACGATGACATGAAACTTATAATGGTCAGTGGAAACAAGATGAACATCGTTATATCTGGATCAAACAGTATTGCACTGGTGTGTGCAGTTGGGTCTGAAGTGAATATTGGAATGATCTTTCTACTGATTAAAAAAGCAGTGCCAAAAATACAGTCAATACTGGAAGAAAGCTACGAAAATGTTTCAGTAGTATGGACGCAGTAA
- a CDS encoding roadblock/LC7 domain-containing protein, translating into MLNFNGTEKLDLTIENVLKPLMKINGVQNCILATMGGMPVGRIDQNDSIVSATSAAVLGAVTEMVKNINFGIPEKLIVETDYGKIIMEEIGSEYVVVVLTDDNANIGMIRLTLKKAASNIQNLIQTPSG; encoded by the coding sequence ATGTTGAATTTTAATGGTACTGAAAAGTTAGATTTAACTATTGAAAACGTTTTAAAGCCATTGATGAAGATTAATGGTGTACAGAATTGTATACTTGCAACTATGGGCGGTATGCCAGTTGGGAGGATAGATCAGAATGATTCTATTGTAAGTGCTACAAGTGCGGCTGTTTTAGGTGCAGTTACTGAGATGGTTAAAAACATAAATTTTGGGATACCTGAGAAATTAATAGTTGAAACAGATTATGGTAAGATTATCATGGAAGAAATTGGATCGGAATATGTTGTGGTAGTGCTTACAGATGATAATGCAAATATTGGAATGATTCGGTTAACTCTTAAAAAAGCAGCTTCAAATATTCAAAATTTAATTCAAACACCCTCAGGATAA
- a CDS encoding GTP-binding protein has protein sequence MEGENKGIIKIVVFGALDAGKTTFVETISGKKLLMKGEFERITNSFDFVQLDYDNYFIQMFATPGHRRFSFMWNTLAIGMDGAIFLIDSTVGISPVDKELMAFIKNHNVPYVVAINKDDLVHLSQENVREELEISDEVSVINTSSVTKQNLDLVMETLMMNITNTKQ, from the coding sequence ATGGAAGGAGAGAATAAAGGTATAATTAAGATAGTTGTTTTTGGGGCGTTGGATGCTGGTAAAACGACTTTTGTTGAAACTATAAGTGGTAAAAAGCTGCTTATGAAAGGGGAATTTGAAAGAATTACAAATAGCTTTGATTTTGTTCAGTTAGATTATGATAATTATTTTATTCAGATGTTTGCCACGCCGGGACATCGGAGATTCTCGTTTATGTGGAATACTCTGGCTATAGGTATGGATGGGGCTATATTTTTGATAGATTCAACTGTTGGTATTTCGCCTGTTGATAAAGAGCTCATGGCATTTATAAAAAATCATAATGTGCCTTATGTTGTGGCTATAAATAAGGATGATCTTGTTCATTTATCTCAAGAGAATGTAAGGGAAGAATTGGAAATTTCTGATGAAGTTTCAGTGATAAATACTTCTTCTGTTACAAAACAAAATCTGGATCTTGTAATGGAAACGCTCATGATGAATATTACAAATACAAAACAATAA
- a CDS encoding roadblock/LC7 domain-containing protein, producing MGIREDVGGILNELLERAPGDVTGAALLRPDGLMIASVLSQDTDEKRLAAMGAAIVGTSQRTCDELSRGDLSEIIIEGSTGKATFSFAGSKGILAVLSPKEVNLGLVLMEIERTSEQVAKAME from the coding sequence ATGGGTATTCGTGAAGATGTTGGCGGTATTTTGAATGAGCTTTTGGAGAGGGCTCCGGGCGATGTTACTGGTGCTGCTCTTTTAAGGCCTGACGGTTTAATGATAGCTTCTGTTTTATCTCAAGACACTGATGAGAAGCGTTTAGCTGCAATGGGTGCAGCTATTGTAGGTACTTCTCAAAGAACTTGTGATGAGTTAAGCAGGGGAGATTTAAGTGAGATTATAATTGAAGGAAGTACTGGAAAAGCTACATTCTCTTTTGCAGGTAGTAAGGGTATTTTAGCAGTTCTTTCACCTAAAGAAGTAAATTTAGGGTTAGTACTGATGGAAATTGAAAGGACATCAGAACAAGTAGCAAAAGCAATGGAATAA
- a CDS encoding helix-turn-helix domain-containing protein, whose amino-acid sequence MINIELYTSFRSSLLDTKANINHMKDQELLSILQWMGMTYYGAKAYHTLIKTGTSNPTTIAEKSGVPRTKIYEVLNKLEKDNWILIEKTRPATVKPRYPREVIEEHKSYMNSQLDKISSELSMIYDNVLENETPMIKVVHSSEKIIQITEHLIENAKNKIILMGSLYLPYGVDVFKEQLSKAKQRGVNVRIIAEHLNTEFVNFLGHLNEYADIKKGHPYYMKNMVVDNKECVFMMAQIENGVPNVDSTTIIWISSPFLAAYVSSVFEMEWKNLDYYNKDNPD is encoded by the coding sequence ATGATTAATATAGAATTATATACATCCTTTAGATCAAGTTTATTAGATACTAAAGCCAACATTAATCATATGAAAGATCAAGAGTTATTATCAATTCTACAATGGATGGGAATGACTTACTATGGCGCTAAAGCATACCATACACTTATAAAAACTGGAACCTCAAATCCTACAACAATTGCTGAAAAATCAGGAGTCCCCCGAACCAAGATATATGAAGTACTAAACAAATTAGAAAAAGATAACTGGATACTAATCGAAAAAACTAGACCTGCAACTGTAAAACCTCGTTATCCTCGTGAAGTTATAGAAGAACACAAATCATACATGAATTCACAATTAGATAAAATTTCCAGCGAATTAAGTATGATATATGATAATGTACTTGAAAATGAAACTCCCATGATTAAAGTTGTACATTCCTCAGAAAAAATTATTCAAATAACAGAACATTTAATTGAAAATGCTAAGAACAAAATAATATTAATGGGAAGCCTTTATTTACCCTATGGAGTTGATGTATTTAAAGAACAACTTTCAAAAGCTAAACAAAGGGGAGTAAATGTCAGAATTATTGCAGAACATCTGAACACTGAATTTGTTAACTTTTTAGGACATTTAAATGAATACGCAGATATTAAAAAAGGACATCCCTATTACATGAAAAATATGGTGGTAGATAATAAAGAATGTGTTTTTATGATGGCACAAATTGAAAATGGAGTCCCCAATGTAGATAGTACAACTATAATATGGATATCCAGCCCATTTTTAGCAGCTTATGTATCCAGTGTTTTTGAAATGGAATGGAAAAATTTAGATTACTACAATAAAGATAATCCCGATTAA
- a CDS encoding alpha/beta fold hydrolase, with protein MEIEREIINGNGLKVPCVTFKPLNPIGAVVAVHGYGGLKEEMMGFAWHMAEKGFVVGAIDLRGHGEHPLDLDRDILLDLETAISHFRPFGKVTAVGHSLGGRLSLISSADYAIGISPALDKTFSPQTMGFLEERRGYRVHKSNCNISKIVNDLPLFQSDENKSLIIYGSRDMPEIMSNCVKLKSEGTQVVQIDNALHNDIFLFGPTFETVTEKMQEWYV; from the coding sequence ATGGAAATTGAAAGAGAAATAATCAACGGAAACGGTTTAAAAGTTCCATGTGTAACTTTTAAACCTCTAAACCCAATAGGAGCAGTTGTAGCTGTCCATGGCTACGGCGGTTTAAAAGAGGAGATGATGGGTTTTGCATGGCATATGGCAGAAAAAGGATTTGTAGTAGGGGCTATAGATCTTAGAGGTCATGGTGAACACCCTCTTGATCTGGATAGAGATATTCTTTTGGATCTTGAAACTGCAATTTCACATTTCAGGCCCTTTGGAAAGGTAACTGCAGTAGGCCATTCATTAGGTGGGCGGCTTTCACTTATAAGTAGTGCAGATTATGCTATTGGGATATCTCCTGCATTGGACAAGACCTTTAGCCCGCAAACTATGGGATTTCTTGAAGAACGCAGAGGTTACAGGGTACATAAGTCTAATTGTAATATATCTAAAATTGTAAATGATCTGCCCTTATTTCAGTCTGATGAAAATAAGTCATTGATTATTTATGGATCACGTGATATGCCTGAAATTATGTCTAATTGTGTTAAATTGAAGTCTGAAGGTACACAAGTTGTTCAAATAGATAACGCACTGCATAATGATATTTTCTTGTTTGGGCCAACTTTTGAAACTGTAACTGAAAAAATGCAGGAATGGTACGTATAA
- a CDS encoding epoxyqueuosine reductase: MPNQDTDLTEIIKGMALTLGASHVGITTRKTLEDWHFTTELDYILDGANSAVTFAVPFDEGDMEGSIDKFLAKEDHKELEKKKVRATTLANGIALEISGLLNQIGYEAEPVHANFVYRKDSPSEYRVPPLSHKFLAVRGDIGHMGYSGMIITKEYGSSVALASVVTGAKLKPTRSLPEEENYCDKCKLCFAACLGDYMIDEEDVEKIGDDTYVAAKKAHPLRCSYVCTGSTGYKEGKWSTWSPARFPIPEDDSELIKIFQEKAKPVQFERNSINGIEGGFYHPFYPGYRIEYTCSLCQLVCHPQKEIRIARYKKLANSGVIVEKNGERIPVTAEEAQKIFEEMPASKKRLYTD, encoded by the coding sequence ATGCCAAATCAAGATACTGATTTAACTGAAATTATAAAAGGCATGGCTTTAACCCTTGGAGCAAGTCATGTTGGAATTACAACCCGTAAAACATTAGAAGACTGGCATTTTACAACAGAACTGGATTATATTTTGGATGGGGCAAATTCTGCAGTTACATTTGCAGTCCCATTTGATGAAGGCGATATGGAGGGGAGTATCGATAAATTCCTTGCAAAGGAAGACCATAAAGAACTTGAAAAAAAGAAAGTAAGGGCTACAACCCTTGCAAATGGAATTGCCCTTGAAATATCGGGTCTGTTAAACCAGATAGGTTATGAAGCAGAACCTGTACATGCAAATTTTGTTTACAGAAAAGATTCGCCTTCAGAATACAGGGTGCCTCCTTTATCTCATAAATTTTTAGCTGTAAGGGGAGATATTGGCCACATGGGCTATTCTGGAATGATCATCACAAAGGAATATGGTTCATCTGTTGCCCTTGCAAGTGTGGTTACAGGTGCCAAACTAAAACCCACAAGATCACTTCCAGAAGAGGAAAACTACTGTGATAAATGTAAATTATGTTTTGCAGCGTGCCTTGGGGATTATATGATAGATGAAGAGGATGTTGAAAAAATTGGTGATGATACATATGTCGCTGCTAAAAAAGCACATCCTTTAAGGTGTTCATACGTATGTACTGGAAGCACAGGTTACAAAGAGGGTAAATGGTCTACATGGTCGCCTGCAAGATTTCCTATCCCTGAAGACGATTCTGAATTAATTAAAATATTTCAGGAAAAGGCCAAACCTGTTCAATTTGAAAGAAATTCTATAAATGGAATTGAAGGAGGGTTTTACCATCCATTTTATCCAGGATATCGGATTGAGTATACCTGCAGCTTATGTCAACTTGTTTGTCATCCACAAAAGGAAATCAGGATAGCTCGATACAAAAAGTTGGCCAACAGTGGCGTAATTGTGGAAAAAAATGGCGAAAGAATACCCGTAACTGCAGAAGAAGCTCAAAAAATATTTGAAGAAATGCCCGCTTCCAAAAAAAGGTTGTATACCGATTAA
- a CDS encoding flavodoxin family protein, producing MRVIGLVGSPREGGNTEILVEEVLKGAGDMGAETKSFNLDKMAIVPCKACMYCKSNDGECATDDDMQEIYKELKEADAFVLGSPIYMWQMTAQAKLFTDRLYALFMTGFEEKYGKKDMALVFTQGNPDENTFSGYYNSTKDMFGFLGYNVVDMLSSQDNNAPGAVNDKKDVLEKAREIGKKLAES from the coding sequence ATGAGGGTAATAGGATTAGTAGGAAGTCCAAGAGAGGGCGGTAACACAGAAATTCTTGTTGAAGAAGTGCTTAAAGGAGCAGGTGATATGGGGGCAGAAACCAAAAGTTTCAACCTGGATAAAATGGCTATAGTTCCGTGTAAGGCATGTATGTATTGTAAAAGCAACGATGGCGAATGTGCTACAGATGATGATATGCAGGAGATTTATAAAGAACTAAAAGAAGCAGATGCTTTCGTACTTGGATCTCCAATTTACATGTGGCAGATGACTGCCCAGGCAAAACTCTTCACAGACAGACTTTACGCTTTATTCATGACTGGTTTTGAAGAAAAATACGGCAAAAAAGACATGGCACTGGTATTTACTCAGGGCAATCCTGATGAAAACACATTTTCAGGATATTACAACTCTACCAAAGACATGTTTGGGTTCCTTGGATATAATGTCGTTGATATGTTGAGTTCGCAGGACAATAATGCTCCTGGGGCAGTTAATGACAAGAAAGATGTCCTTGAAAAAGCCAGGGAAATAGGTAAGAAACTGGCTGAAAGTTAA
- a CDS encoding helix-turn-helix domain-containing protein, translating into MANEMTCDSFCPVSKALVFISKKWSIEIIRDMFFGKKRFKEFKEGKPNLSNKVLSDCLKNLENNGIIQKKIINSAPISTEYYLTERGKSLNKVIYELAVFALEDCDADEYKEESTRIRIKQDFRETLQINDQ; encoded by the coding sequence ATGGCTAATGAAATGACCTGCGATAGCTTCTGTCCTGTAAGTAAAGCGTTAGTATTTATCAGCAAAAAATGGAGTATTGAAATAATTCGGGACATGTTCTTTGGTAAGAAACGTTTTAAAGAATTTAAAGAAGGCAAACCTAATTTAAGCAACAAAGTTTTATCTGATTGTCTTAAAAATCTGGAAAATAACGGGATTATCCAAAAGAAAATAATTAATTCGGCACCCATCTCTACAGAGTACTATTTAACCGAACGAGGGAAATCATTAAATAAAGTCATATATGAACTAGCTGTTTTTGCTTTGGAAGACTGTGATGCCGACGAATATAAAGAAGAATCCACCCGCATAAGAATAAAACAGGATTTTAGGGAAACTTTACAGATAAATGATCAATGA
- a CDS encoding MBL fold metallo-hydrolase, translating into MKTWNTKSCTIYQLLEGRSNSFLINSQNNYILIDTGRANSWEKLSSKLDEILGKNKLSCLILTHTHFDHVENAAKIKEKYNSRIIVHQSELEYIMRGNSPLPQGSNLATGFMVNVLGKKLQSKYQYEKVNPDIIVGEKYDLIDFGFNAYIIHTPGHSKGSMGIIIDNKIAIVGDAMFGIFGNSIYPPFADDPDTMVKSWNKLTNTSCNLFLPGHGKEISRKLLESQYEKYK; encoded by the coding sequence ATGAAAACATGGAATACAAAAAGTTGCACAATTTATCAACTTTTAGAAGGAAGAAGTAACTCTTTTTTAATCAATTCACAAAATAATTACATTCTGATTGATACTGGCCGTGCAAATTCATGGGAAAAATTAAGCAGCAAACTTGACGAAATTTTAGGTAAAAATAAATTATCCTGTTTAATATTAACCCACACTCATTTTGACCACGTAGAAAATGCAGCTAAGATAAAGGAGAAATATAACTCCAGAATAATTGTTCATCAAAGCGAATTAGAATATATTATGCGAGGTAACAGCCCATTACCCCAGGGAAGTAACTTAGCCACAGGATTTATGGTTAATGTACTTGGAAAAAAGTTGCAATCTAAATATCAATATGAAAAAGTTAATCCAGATATTATTGTAGGTGAAAAATATGATTTAATTGATTTTGGGTTCAATGCATATATTATACATACTCCCGGTCACTCAAAAGGATCTATGGGCATTATTATTGATAATAAAATTGCCATTGTGGGAGATGCCATGTTTGGAATTTTTGGAAATTCGATATATCCTCCCTTTGCTGATGATCCTGATACTATGGTCAAAAGCTGGAATAAATTAACCAATACTAGTTGTAATTTGTTTTTACCGGGTCATGGGAAAGAAATCAGCCGAAAATTATTGGAAAGTCAATATGAAAAGTATAAATGA
- a CDS encoding AI-2E family transporter, translating into MISNLKKMSFSTVIPLIIILALLSLGILIPIISMVIFGAILAYYVRYISKKIRPYVKYNTLSVFLGMIILAIPVILLLYFTFSQFLSIAGSFFGSLQQAATGNSTMNLPQITDAVQNLGLPGNISQGIDETVKSAITQFISYIAKLAVDLVSSLPGIAAQLLILIFSVFYFARDGDKVMAYITDIIPDKDKRFYQQIFNSADDVLKSIIVGNIIPAAILGVLSGILYFFLGYPYAVLLAIISGIAMFIPIIGPWIVYGVLGVFSVLVGNTFQGIMVIFFGWIIETSTDFYIRPRISVQYSEVHPLVFLLGFIYGAVTMGIPGLFIGPLILGITYAAFKIYRKEKVKSKNTQN; encoded by the coding sequence ATGATTTCTAATCTTAAAAAAATGTCATTTTCAACGGTAATTCCTCTTATAATAATATTAGCACTTCTTTCTCTTGGAATTTTAATTCCAATAATTTCTATGGTAATTTTTGGAGCTATTTTAGCCTATTACGTCAGGTATATATCCAAAAAAATCAGGCCTTACGTTAAATACAATACTCTATCCGTTTTTTTGGGAATGATTATACTTGCCATCCCTGTTATTTTGCTGTTATATTTCACATTCAGTCAATTTTTAAGTATTGCCGGATCCTTTTTCGGATCACTTCAACAGGCAGCTACAGGCAATTCTACAATGAATCTGCCTCAAATAACTGATGCTGTACAGAATCTCGGCCTTCCAGGCAACATTTCACAGGGCATTGATGAAACTGTAAAATCAGCCATTACTCAATTTATATCTTACATTGCTAAATTAGCAGTCGATTTAGTGAGTTCCCTTCCAGGCATTGCTGCACAGCTCCTCATACTAATCTTTTCAGTATTTTACTTTGCCCGTGATGGAGATAAAGTAATGGCATATATAACCGATATCATCCCTGATAAGGACAAAAGATTTTACCAGCAGATATTTAATAGCGCCGACGACGTTTTAAAAAGTATCATAGTAGGTAACATTATTCCTGCTGCTATCCTTGGTGTGCTGTCTGGAATCCTGTATTTCTTCCTCGGATATCCATATGCTGTATTACTGGCCATTATAAGCGGAATAGCAATGTTTATACCCATTATTGGCCCATGGATAGTCTATGGAGTCCTTGGAGTTTTCAGTGTCCTTGTAGGGAACACTTTTCAAGGAATTATGGTCATTTTCTTCGGCTGGATAATCGAAACTTCAACCGACTTTTATATCCGGCCCAGAATTTCAGTTCAATACTCAGAAGTTCATCCGCTGGTCTTTTTACTTGGATTTATTTATGGAGCAGTGACAATGGGCATTCCCGGCTTATTTATAGGGCCTTTAATACTGGGAATTACTTATGCAGCTTTTAAAATTTATCGAAAAGAAAAAGTGAAGTCAAAAAATACCCAAAATTAA
- a CDS encoding nitroreductase family protein, which produces MEKTEFYSYIFKRKSIRNYDLTPLDDARLKEISEYLNSLKPIYDDIKTELKIISPDYVKRRMMKEAPHYIAVFSEVKEGYLTNIGYMLQQADLFFSANGLGSCWQGIPSPTKELLGSSSIDFVIFIAFGKPKDPRSLHRSSVSEFKRKSIGEITDIAGADELLEVARIAPSATNSQPWFFTGNKNLIHAYSVEHGFIKRFTKKYIPIDVGIAICHLQIAAEHFGKKAEIIFDKTAKMNTPKGHEYFASLKME; this is translated from the coding sequence ATGGAAAAAACTGAATTTTACTCCTACATATTCAAGAGGAAATCAATTAGAAATTATGATTTAACTCCTCTTGACGATGCTAGACTTAAAGAAATTTCAGAGTATCTCAATTCATTAAAACCTATCTATGATGATATTAAAACTGAATTGAAGATCATATCACCGGATTATGTTAAAAGAAGGATGATGAAAGAAGCACCACATTATATAGCAGTGTTTTCAGAGGTTAAAGAAGGTTATTTAACCAATATAGGTTATATGCTGCAACAGGCTGATTTGTTTTTTTCAGCTAATGGTTTAGGCAGCTGCTGGCAGGGAATCCCCTCCCCTACTAAAGAATTATTAGGGAGTTCCAGCATCGACTTTGTAATTTTTATAGCCTTTGGAAAACCTAAAGATCCCAGATCATTGCACAGAAGTAGTGTTTCAGAATTTAAAAGAAAATCTATTGGTGAAATAACTGACATAGCTGGCGCAGACGAACTACTGGAAGTGGCACGCATTGCTCCATCTGCAACTAACAGTCAGCCATGGTTTTTCACTGGTAATAAAAACTTAATTCATGCTTACAGTGTTGAGCATGGTTTCATTAAACGGTTCACAAAAAAATACATTCCTATAGATGTAGGTATTGCTATCTGTCACTTGCAGATCGCAGCAGAGCATTTTGGTAAGAAAGCTGAAATTATATTTGATAAAACAGCGAAAATGAACACGCCTAAGGGACATGAATATTTTGCCAGTTTAAAGATGGAATAA